TCCCGGGATTCCCGGCATACAGCCTCGTCGCCGGTGACCAGCAGCACGGGACAGCCGTAGTGTCCGCAAAGTGCGGCGTTGATACCGACTTCGCCCACTTCGTCGTCGTTGAATCGCAGGCTGCGCCAGCCCGTGGTGGAGATCGTGTGGCACATGACGCCGTCCGCCGTGTTCGCCCGGGCGTGCATGCCGACGAAAACCGCGGCGTCGCAACCCGTCTCGAACATCTCGGTGTAACGCGACCAGGGATGCTTGGCCACCCATTCACAGCCGGGATCGAGCAACTCGGGCACCAGCGAATTGAAGGTCCAGTCCCCTCCGGCGCCGTGGCAGTCCACCACCACGATTTCCTTCGCGCCCGCGGCCCGGGCGCCCCGTACGGCGGCGTTGATCTCCTCTGTATACAGCCGCCGGCCTTCCTCGTACATGGGCTTTCCTCCCGTGACCTGGTCCCAGGCCACAATGCCGCTGACGCCTTCCATGTCCGTCATGATCAGTATGCGCATGATACTTCCTCTCCGTGCTAAGGGTAATCTGCTTTTTTGTCCCGCCAGGGTGTCGTTCAAGGGCGGCCGTCATTCGACCGCGGCTGTTTTTCGTCAATGGTCGTCATTCGACAGTAGCCGTCATTCGAAAAGGGCAAGTTCCGAAACCGGGACGATACCCACGTCCTCGGCCCGCGCGTACAGGTCTTGAATCGCCGCTTCCCCGTCATCGCCGTACTGCAGCGAATACCTGTTAACGTAAAGATCGATGTGTTGCTGCATGACCGTTTCATCCATCTCCTGGGCGTGGCGCCGGATATAGGGCCTCACCTCATCGGGATGGGCGTAGGCG
The sequence above is a segment of the Gemmatimonadota bacterium genome. Coding sequences within it:
- a CDS encoding M55 family metallopeptidase: MRILIMTDMEGVSGIVAWDQVTGGKPMYEEGRRLYTEEINAAVRGARAAGAKEIVVVDCHGAGGDWTFNSLVPELLDPGCEWVAKHPWSRYTEMFETGCDAAVFVGMHARANTADGVMCHTISTTGWRSLRFNDDEVGEVGINAALCGHYGCPVLLVTGDEAVCRESRELLGENLPVVAVKRGLSRYSARQIPPARARQMIEDGTRRALLDLPDIEPYVPAAPTRITIELDTVDNAAHYKGRPGVSFPDDLTVVSEGRDWMETWNQIWHW